The following is a genomic window from Sutcliffiella horikoshii.
CCCTGATGCCTGCCGCTTCTAGCAGTACGGATGCGTCCTTTCCGATAAAATCACGGTTCGGATAGTACTTCTCGCCTTTTTTAACTAAAATCTTCCCGAGAAGCTTGTCCAGCTGGTACCCTTTCAGCTCGACGGCTCCATTTTTGGTCATCTCGCTTTTTAAGGTATTGGCTACTTTTTCGACAACGAACACTTCTTTTTCAGCGGTACAAAGAACATTGTTATCAAAGCTTGCGCCAGTGACAATGTCTTTGGCAGCCTTGGAGATGATTGCTGTTTCATCCACGACCACGGGTGGGTTTCCGGGGCCGGCGGCGATTACTTTCTTCCCCGCACTCATTGCCGCCTGTACCACAATGCCACCGCCAGTGACGACTAAGGCTCTAACTTTCGGGTGCTTCATCACTTCGTTGGACGTTTCAATGTTAGGACTGGCAACGGAAGTGAGGGTGTTGGCAGGTCCTCCTGCAGCCACAATCGCTTCATTTAAAAGCTGCATTGTTTTGATAGATACTTGCTTGGCACTTGGGTGCGGGTTGAAAACCACTGCGTTCCCTGCTGCTACTAGAGAGATAGAGTTATTGATGATCGTTGCTGCCGGATTGGTGGATGGAGTGATGGCTCCATACACGCCAACCGGTGAATATTCCACAAGGGTCAGACCCCCGTCCCCGGAATAAGTGGTGGCAACAATGTCCTCCACTCCAGGTGTTTTGTCGGCAGCCAATAAATTTTTCGCCACCTTGTCCTCCACCCGACCAAGTCCTGTTTCTTTTACTGCGAGTTCTGCCAGT
Proteins encoded in this region:
- a CDS encoding aldehyde dehydrogenase family protein — encoded protein: MQIKESDIKEMVAQVLAQLGDERKQPSSASKQGSNEVPLGNGVFTTVDEATDAATEAWDKLRVTPLETRKNMVEKMREVSREHAKALAELAVKETGLGRVEDKVAKNLLAADKTPGVEDIVATTYSGDGGLTLVEYSPVGVYGAITPSTNPAATIINNSISLVAAGNAVVFNPHPSAKQVSIKTMQLLNEAIVAAGGPANTLTSVASPNIETSNEVMKHPKVRALVVTGGGIVVQAAMSAGKKVIAAGPGNPPVVVDETAIISKAAKDIVTGASFDNNVLCTAEKEVFVVEKVANTLKSEMTKNGAVELKGYQLDKLLGKILVKKGEKYYPNRDFIGKDASVLLEAAGIRADSKVKLIIAETKEDHPLVHTEMLMPILPIVRVSDVDKAISLAVKAEKGNRHTAIMHSQNVTNLTKMAKEIQATIFVKNGPSVAGLGYQSEGFTTLTIAGPTGEGLTSAKTFTRQRRCVLVDGFRII